Part of the Fundulus heteroclitus isolate FHET01 chromosome 20, MU-UCD_Fhet_4.1, whole genome shotgun sequence genome, GAGTTGACTTGGGCAGAAATGCAGGCCAAAGGCTCACCAGATCAGCCAGAGCAAGCAGCAGGACCTCATAGGAAACAAAGCAGACTAGCAGCACACAGACACTGGAAACCTTCTTCAGTGAGGGCTGAACACAAGCAGAGTTTCGCAACCCAGCAGGTAAAGCACGCAGGAACTGGGCTCATCAAGGCAGCAGCACACAAGAGAGGTGATGAGACAATCTGGCAGAGTGGGaaagtgaggcaggtatatgaaggcaggggaacaggtgagcagagttgggaCTGATTAGTGGTaacagcaggtggaactaattagATGATTGTTGGCTGGGAGGAGTGGAGCATGTGGAAGTGGAGTAAAAGTCCAAAACTCATGACAAGATTAGCTTCAACAAACTTGCTTCTCTAAATTTAGGGGGGGTCCAAACTTTTCGGCTTGTGGGCTAAAAAGTTCTGAAAAAGCACCCGAGAgccaataaatacataaaactaaATGAGATAaccaacaaaaaatatatatatttttaacctgCTGTGCAAAATGTGATAATTTTCAaccatttgtatttagcccgttttaataaataaattctaatcaggttttaatgcaccaaggtctgcatttgagtaaaagtcattggaTAGCTGGGGTCTTATTTACtaggaaattaaagagaatgtaaagAGTGTGGTTATTAACAAAcaattgttttgtgttgtacctaacgtttgattttgatttgaaGATTTCTGCAATAATGTTGCCCTGATTAGAAATAAAGTGTTTCCATCTGCATAAGCCACTAGAGCTGGTcggccaaatctttcttgaaatgcaattTGGGGGCCCACACAAGAACAGTACAGGgccgcaaatggcccccgggccataTTTTGGACACACCTGCTCTAAATCAACAAAATACCTAAATAATTTCATGACTCTAAAGTGCTTTGCTCACAACAAatcttattttaatgtttgtcaATTTATGTCAAAGCATTACCTTAATACACTCATCCAAAACCTTAAAGTAATTTGTGATTAGTTAACTGTAGATATGtgtgttaaaatgtaaatctgTCTTTCAAATCAAGAGAATATTTATACATTTGCAACCTTGAATATAAAGCAGCTTCTGACTGGAGATGGCCGTTATCTAAAAGGATAGTTTGTTTGCATTCCTGGGTTTTCTCTGAggttaatatataaataacccGTCTCATGATTTATTAGATAATCTATTGAACACTGGATGAATCATTCTTTTCTCCCACTGAATGGTTCCATAACACATTTAAAGATGCCAGAAGATTCTGGATATTTATCAGAATTaaagtcatttatttatatatataaaaaaataactacaagcaacttttatttataaaaaaatataattctaCCAATCAGAACTTCAAGGGTAACCCTCCGCCGTACTGCTCCTAAAAGGAAAAAACTTTTGTTCtgaatatgaaataaatgtCCAAAATATTATCCAAgctaattaaatgtttaagtgtTATTATACGTTTGACTGATCTCTCCCTTAATTTTGGCGGTGGGGGGGACTCACTCAAAACGAAGCACAACATCAGGGGTAGAACATAAAAGGATTATTGACTTTCTCTAAACCACTTGGTTTCTCCTCTGTGGTTCTACCAACTTAGCCTTTTGTCTTGGCTCCAGCAGTGGTTCTGTCTGACCGAGCTGGAGGTCACTCTGGAAAACCTTAGCAGTGCTGGGCTCTTCAAGAGCTGGCTGTAAGGTTGTTAAAGAGGCTCCTCCCTTTGGAGTCGACGCTACGTTACAGACTTGAAAAAAGTCACTAGAGGATTGCGGGACACATTCCAAGTGTcaatgaaacataaaaacaaaataacaattttgGAATAGCTTCACACAAAAACTACGAAGGAAGAGAGAATGGGTAAGGGAAGACCAAAAACAGAGATAATATAAATTGTAAAACAATTTACTGCAAAAATTATCCAGCAAAACAATTACTGGGTGgcaataaaaacccaaaacaaataagAGATCACAGTACGGCTTTTACACGGTTGCTGATGGGAGTATTAAAAAACTACTTTTCTAGCCTCCTGCTGCAGCTAGCTCTGCTGCAGTGTTAGCGTTAGCTTGCACCAAAACAAGAGCAATAAGGTTTGCTTTCAGTTGTGTGActtttctttctatttctgTCTTCCTCTATAACTATTATACAATGTGAGAAAATCATATTCACAATCTCAGATTATAAAACCTTAATATGTTCTTTGCTGCTGCTTGAGTAAAGTTACcggcaaaggaaaaaaaagaaaatgccgtTGAAGTATTTTCCACGGTAGTCGGCCTATGTCGCCAGTAAGGGTCAAAATATCAGGTGAAAAACAGCTTTGATGCATGATGTCCACTGCAATGGACAGTTGATAAATGACAATTTTCCCCACACACAAAGTCAATACTTCAGCATTTTAACAATTATATAAGTTTTTAAGTGGCAGTATAGACTGACTCCAGCATTGCTGTGCCCTGTTTGCTGTACTTATCGTTATGCAACCTGTTAATAGCTTTCTGTGTAATAGCTGTGTTAGAATAGCTACTAAACTGATGGGATGGAGGACAGAGGTcttatacaaacaacaaatgaaaacacattCTGACAGAATTACAAAATCTGTCTTTTTCTGATTGGTAAAATGTACATCGGTcagttaaaacacatttattgttATTCTCAGCATGCGTTCTTACTTGTTGATAAGAATTGTATACACTTTTATCCAAAACATAATTCTAATAGAAttacacctttttttaaaaataaaagctgatttaaaaccaaataaagttttattggtGTATATATTTACTTGATCTGTTTTCATTTCCTCTTTAATTtactttcacatttttcatcaactaaaaaaaaatatattaaaatatatccaTGGTCctggttcagaggagtcattaAGCTTTTTTATTCCAGCTCCTGGTGGTTTTCCCAGTGATGTTGTCTCATGTCTCTGAGACTATTCAGGCCGCACTGCATGTGACCCCTCATGTGCTCACTAAAGTGTTCGGGAGGAAATAAATCCCCCCAAGAGCACCTGACTAAACATACCACAAGCAGTCAACCTTTAGCttcttttctctttattctCCAATGTAATGCTATGTAACATCTAAGTAATGATGTTTAGCAGATTTTGCgcaaataaaaacccaaactaaataaaaacagaactccTTAACATTATTTAGCTATCTATACAAACTACCTGTTGGTTATTCAGTATAATGAAAGCCTTGGTGgagatgaaaaataaactgGAGCACAGGGCAGGCTTTTGGCTGCCTGAACTGACTCTGAATTCAAATGAAAGGCAATTGTCTAAAACCTGATCAATAAAGCTGTCTGGACACAACCAATTGTTCATTCATGGCCGCTGCAGAATTCATTCaccatgttttctgtgttttagcaTCCCAATGGGATGACATTTTTCACATAATTTGTGGGTTTCTTAACATTTTATAGAACCAAGAAGGTCAGGAGAAAATGTCCTCCTCCTATTGATATGGAAAAGGAGTGAATGGGAAATGCAAACCTTTGTTAGTACATCGCATCCCTCAAATAGGTTCAATATGCAGTGCATTACAAAAGCATCCATACTCCATGAACATGTTTATACTTTGTCATTTtagaaccacaaacttcaacaaattGTATCTGGATTTTATGAGATGAACCAATGCAAAATAGAACATGATtcttaagtggaaggaaaacaatacaTACAGTTCAAATATTTTCCAAATACAATTTGGAAACGTGAGAAATGTGTTTGCTTTCAGAACCTTGACTAAATTATTTGTAGCAGCATTTACAGCTGCAGATCATTTACAGTAATGAACTAACTGCTTTGCAAAACTAAACGTTGAAATTCGGCTGtattcttctttttaaagacaGTTCGAGCTCAGCCAGGTTGGAGTGTCTGTAAACGTAAAATGTAAAGCCTTGCCAGATTCTCCATTAGATTTAAATCTGTACTGACCCATCCCACCTTCTGAAAATACTTtgatttaaatcattaaatcaaagattcaaaacattaaaactaaCCCCAtccctgcagctctgcctgcaggtttaaggttgttttcctgctagaaggtgaacctccgccccCAGTCCGCCGAGTCCGGTGAGAACAGTTTTTATTccctgtttttagctccataCATCTTCCCAtgtgcgacagactggcgacctgtccagggtgtatcccgcctctcgtccactgacagctggagataagcaccagcacccctcgcaacccaatgagggataagcgtgtgggaaaatggatggatggatggacatctTCCCATCTGTTTTGGGTAGCATCCCTGTCCGCGCtggttaaatgaataaaataatgaaaacatattactctttatagtcccacagaggggaaatttgtctctATGTGCTGCCGACACTGAGTGGCCTACAGGGAGCAATCTGTTGTCAACGGCCtaactcagggacccagagagaCAGGCTTCAAACCGGCAACCTTCGCAAACGCccagctctctaaccactagaccaccactctaacaaaaactacaaaatgaAACCctaaagcatgaaaaaaaggaaatttagaCCAACATTCaactttaaatgttatttactaATTCAGGGACTTCAGTAGGCTGTTGGTTgcattgcattttgtttttgggtatCAGAGTGAAGGTGGCTTAAAACATACACACCAAACTTTTTAATatcttatttgtgaaaaataatgttgaaattaatatattttcctttttatctcACTAAAATGCACCGCcttctgttggtctatcaacaaaatgcattgaagtttgtggttgtaacgagATTTAATGGGGAAAAAGTTCgaggggtgggaatactttttcaaggcattGTAATTCAGTTTTCCGAGAAATCAACAATCGTACTATTGAGCTGAGTGAAATCagaaggaaaacctctggcTAAAACGAAATGTAGTTTATGGACAGTGCTCCGAAACGGCATCTCCTCAGCTGTTAGGTTTGTTTGTGCGAAGCGGTGTTCAGCCTCTGGGCTCTGATCATGTGCCGTATTGTcatgaatactttctatgtgCGGACAGACGGAAGCaaattctttgtgttttaaaaggaCATCTTAAATTACATCAATGTCTTTCAAAGGAGACATAATGGGTGTTGTTTGACATTTAACGTATGATTGCTTTGACTTTGAGTCTCCAAGGCTGAGATAATCTCTGCGCATTGTTGACTTTAAATAAAGCTGCTAAAGCTGTCACTAAGCTtcaagatagaaaacaaagctTTTAGTGTCTTCAGATTAGAATTTTTCACAATCAGggcatgaaataaaaaagtctAAGACAGAACCTAGTAGTTATGTCAAACTTTGTCGCTGATTTGCTCTCTGTTACGTTGCtttgttaaattttaaattGATGCCTCCTCAGAGAAAGGATGGGGCGACAAAATGCActcacatttattttagtttttttttttttaatcaaggcTTTGTGAAGGTTTAATCTAGCCACCAGCCTGGATGAACACAGAGAGCTCACATGACCACAAAGAACCACGATgtgaaacttttgttttttgcagctgATAATTTTACTTTATGAAACATAGATAAGGAGATGGTTATaccagtgatttttttttacgatAATATTTTGTTGCAGTAATGTTGATTTATGTTAGCGtacaaaaacaatataataaTTCCTTAATAATAAGGATGTCAGCAAACACAACAACAGTaatgacaagaagaagaaacagaagaTGATGATTATGTGAAACATTTGATTATTGCGTACAACTATTTGAGTTCCACTGTAATAAATCAATCATTAAACAAACAAGGCCTCTTGTCTCAATAGGCCCCAACTGATAAATGCTTATTCAATAATactgagagaaaaaaggagagttAACCCCAAAAAGttggaaattaaaaacattcaCAAGAAATACTTTGGACAACCAATCATAATGCCACCAGAGGGCGATACTGACTCTTCTTAGTTATAGTTTGCATCACGGCATACGTTTTGATTTAACTCCCCTTAATTGCTAAATATTAAGATTTTCAATATATCAACCTTTAAGCATGTCTTACACTCTGTATATTAGTCTAAAATATATTCTATATTCTGAAAATATACAGGCCAAGACTGTACacactctctctttctctccatatatatatatatatatatatatatatatatatatatatatatatatatatatatatatatatatatatatcagcagaggacagccgttgtgatcgatgtggccatcccagatgaaggaaaaaataacacaagaaaCCAGAAAATTACCAAGGGCTTAACTTAAGATATTgaccaaatacttattttccacCATAACTTACCAATAAATCATACAATGTGATTtccctgttttttcccccctcacttTGTCTCTCATATTTGAAGTGTACCTATGATGAAAATTACAGAACCCTCTCATCTTTCTAAGTCGGAGAACTTACACAATCAGTGGCTGACTAAATACTTTTGTGCCCCACTGTATATTGCATGCATTTCCATATAtcttaaatttactttttgaaaataacaacctttaagtaTATATTACACTGTATGTAATAATCTATATTTTCATCCatcatttatttctataatctactttatataaaaatacactTGTATTATTAATAACACCAAAGGAAATATtattcaaaacaacaaaaataaaattctaataaCTTTATTAGAATATTCTTTGCAACATACAAATATAATCACATAACATATGATTATGTGGATATTATGAACAATCGCCGGGGGTtttatgcaaaacaaaacacatacatatatcaatatggataaagatttcagaaatattttgaatttggAGCATAGGGACAGTTTTAATAGCTTCGGAGCATACAGTAGAAAAGTAAAGTTCTGCTTCTTTTGGATATAATAACCCAGATTTGTttataatttctttgttttcatgatgtaaagtactttgaactgccttgctgctgaaatgtgctatacaaataaatttgacttatttttaggaAAACTAGATTGAAAACAGTCTGAAGTGTCAGGTAGTTCAGGAGGAGGTTTTGAGGCACCGGAgaatttatttctttgtttgtttgttttttggttaaCACTATTCCTAAGtaattaactgttttttttgtctgtatatTGCAGATTTAAGACAGCTCACACTGCTTTGTTCGCATTTGTTCACATTTAGGTAAAGACCAGAGGCATTAgaaaatactactactactactactactacaaatgaTAATATAACGTTTCTCATCCAATAAAAACTACGTCCGGAACAACGTCATCGAGTTTTGACCACGTGACCAGAAAGGTTTGTTGACCGCGCATACCCGCGTTAACCCGCCCAGCAGCTGTtcgaaacaaaaaaaggaaactaagcGACGctacaaataaatgcatattgCGTTTAATAGACTAGAAAACGACAACACAAGTGGCTAGGCTCGGAAGGTATAACGCCATTGGAAAAATCGATAAAATAACCATTCAGACATCATACAGCGCTCACATCCGGTGTGTCCCGGACACATAATCGAGTGCACCCGGCCCAACGCGGGAAACGCTGTTGTGTTGGTTCACTAGTTTCCTCCGAGGAGCAACCGCCGCGCCGGCAGCCATCAGATCTACGCGTTTGTCCTCCAACAGGCTGTCCACATGTTCGTTTCCTTCGCCGTGGTTAGCTGGCCTCGGACCCCACGGACTCTGCCCACGACCCCTTGCTCTCGCTGAGGCGTCCCCGGGTCGACTGAAGGAAGCGGCCGGAGCAGCAGTCGCTCGTTGCCCGCGTTGCTCCCCAACGCCCGTCCCTGTAGCCGTTAGCTCCGACACAAAGAGTGCAGCCCTCTGCCCGGCCACGTCTCCGTGGGCTTTTACCGGGACGATGGATACGTTTCAGAAGGTGGAGAAAATCGGAGAAGGGACGTACGGAGTGGTTTACAAGGCGAAGAACAAAGTGACCGGAGAAACGGTCGCTCTGAAGAAAATCCGGCTGGACACGTAAGTCCAGATTGTCGGTGTTGTGGTTGGTGATGTGCCGGTAGGGAGGCAGGCAACTCCTGACACAGCCTCATATTGGATGAAATGTTTGGACCTAGTGGTTTTTTTCCATATGTTAACTTcatacaaggaaaaaaaaactacacagtTTCAGACtatatacagtaaaaaaaaaagaagtaagaaACATTCAGTACATCACAATAGCAAAGTGCAAATCAAGTAATGTATagattttaagaatatttgTCGCACAGTATATGGTATTTTTCAAGTCATAGATATAACAATTACGacagctaataataataattaaaaaagcttgCCAGAAAGTATTATGTAAGACTAATCAAACTGACCGGAGCTACAAAAGGTAATGAGTTCTGCATTGCATATTGAtgaaaagttaagtggaaggaaaaactgtggggCTAGAAGGGGTGCACAAGCAGCAGCGATGGCTGGGGAGATAAGTTaagtaaaaaacattgttaCGATTACTGCCTGTGGGTTTTCAAACTGAATATTTTCCAAACGGACATATTTGTATTTTCTcgtaaaaaaaagagtaaaggTGTAGGGCTGCATCCGAAAACATATTTTGGGTAAAGACCCTTTGGCCAGAGATGAAGTGCATCAGCAGTCGTCATAAGTTCTGTCCGAATAGTGCGGTGAGTAATGAAGGAGGTGGGAAAAGGATCCTTTATGCTTCCTATCGTAGCTCCTTTTGCATAGGAACCTCACGAGGTCTCCTGTCAACGCTAAGGAGCtctaaggaatcccacaatcctttgcgtgacagcTCAActcacagaaaataataaaaacgaccggagagaagagagcgttCACTTGTAAACAGCGCCATTGAACCTTTGACATATTTCATGGCTTGTTGCTGATCCATGTGGACAAGGGACCTTTCACAATTTCCGCCTTTGTTGTCTGCAACCAGTAAGATCCATAGATGGTGTAACGgcaatgttttaaatcaaagaagGCAATAAAATCGCCAGCTGTGATGTGAAAAGATATAATGTAGATGTTAACCACAAAAATGAAGCTGATTATTTATGTTGTGCACATAGTTTATTTAGCATATAATGTGTATACaccattttctgttaaaaatgaaataaaaacaaaaataaatgaaaacaaaatcaccGCCAGTATGTCAGCTGTGTTCAGGCAGACAACAGCAAGCGAGGAGAACGGTTAGAAGTGGAAAGCCTGGATAAGTTTATGTGTTGGTTTGTGTAATGGAGAGCTTCAGCCGTTCGCTGCGTTTATTTAACTTGCGTGTTTTGTAGTTGATTTTGGGAATGCTgaaggcccggatttgactcgcatcattcAAACGTACGTTTCTGTCgcgtaatgacgtcagagttaaaggctgtctgaaatcggtCTAAAcccctttcctccccacgataagagatcttactgttgaccccgtgaaaggtcaacgaacaggagctaggaaaaGGAGCCTAGGAGCCGTCTTTAAGCAGGTCAACATCATATTACTCTATACTCCATAGTAGTACTGGACGATAAATCGATTATATCCATTAATATGAATTTGTAACTCCTGAAGATTTAATTTTGGAAAAccgagatttttttttttctccaattacCTCTCCTGGCCTTCCATGAAACGTTGGACTGTATCCGTCCCTAAAGTggaaattgttttggtaatGGCATCCAGTCTTTAGGAAAATATACTGTCAAAATACTCCAAAGACTTTTTTTACCCCAAGACCAGGCACTTTAATTCAggcatttacttatttttgaaGTTGGTGTGAGGTTGTACAAGCGAAGCCCGTTCTTAGACGTGTAATACAACTAGCAGCAAATATTTTGTGTTATAcactgccatcttgttttataagcGCGTTTTAACGTAATAAGTTACACTCTGAATTTGGATCAACTCCCAGATGGAattattcaaataaaagtaGGTTTTTAAAATAGGTTCAGCAATTAGCGTTTATCAAACAAAAGAGAAGAATGTCGATTAATCTGattctgtaaaaaacaaattaaaattttatttttcacccatatcgcccagccctactccaTAGAGCTCTCGAGAAAACTCGGGTCACTCAAAGCTCTTTGTCTGGCGTCTCATTAGGAGAAGTTGGAGCGGTTTGACAGAAAGCTTTTCCACCAGAACCTTTTAAAACCTCAGAGTATCGTGATACCAGCCCATGCCTAGTCCTGTCTAATGCATCATGTGTCCGCTCAGTGGTCCACTTAGCTACTGCTGTTTCAGAGATCTGACCGGGGTTCCTAGACATTCAGGAAAACTATGGGATTCTCTGTCAGGTGAGTGTGGGTCTTGTTAAAAAGAGCTGCATATACAATaagtgagagagaaaaacacacGGATGCTGAACCGAGCGTCTTCTCAGGCTCTGTTTCTTCTGTGTGCCTTGCTGTGGTACCTTTCAAACCCTCGAGGACATAAAGACTAATGTGAAGTGGTTATGCTCTAAGTGAGCGGTGAGCGACTGAAGAGTCTGGGCTCAGGCTAACTCTGCCCTGCGTTGTGTTCAGGGAAACCGAGGGCGTTCCCAGCACAGCCATCCGAGAAATTTCTCTCCTCAAAGAACTCAGCCATCCAAACATCGTCAAGTGAGTGGAGAACGTTCTTTATCAGGAGACGCGTGTCGGTCGCGCTGTTTGTCTTAACCAGCCTGTTTGTGACGCTCCCCTCAGGCTGCGGGACGTCATCCACACAGAGAACAAACTTTATCTCGTTTTCGAGTTCCTTCACCAGGATCTGAAGAAGTTCATGGACTCCTCCTCGGTCACGGGCATCCCGCTGCCTTTGGTTAAGGTACCCATCGCTCCATGTGTGTCACAATACTCTCCCAGTGGTGTAAATCAATCTGCTGTGTGTCTAATAATTGTATTTCTCACTCTTCTTTTAGAGTTATCTCTTCCAGCTGCTGCAAGGCCTGGCCTTCTGCCACTCTCACAGAGTTCTCCATCGAGACCTGAAGCCCCAGAACCTCCTTATCAACGCCCAGGGAGAGATCAAGCTGGCGGACTTTGGCCTGGCGAGGGCCTTCGGAGTACCTGTGCGCACTTACACACATGAGGTGAGATGGTGGCGCAGTCTTTAAGGAAATTATCTCTTATTCTTTACCCCACACCTGGctgtgaagggggggggggtgttcaggTATCCCGATAAGGTGACGGCAGAGTagattaaggcaaggcaaatttatttgtatagcacatttcagtacagagacagtgcaaagtgctttaaattattaaaatacaggaaaaaagcaagttggaataaaatgtagaaacaaaatggaacatggaaaaatagaaactaaaagcaaacattaaaaacagttcgACTACAAAgctgaactaatgatgtttcagtaaaacagtttaactagaacagtggaaggcaatcctaaacaaatgtgtttttaatcttgatttaaaagaactttaaattaaggatttttttttaaacataccatgcaaactgttatttttcatgGCGGTCCACAGGCGTATTCAAAGCCAGAGACCCTCCCATTTACAGCTTCGTCAGCCCCGGTCAGAAACTCAGATCATCTACGTAATAAGCTGCCAGTTCATGCGGACACCAGCACCGTTTGGTGTGGACACTTATTGAGTGAAGAAGACTTAAAGTTAGTCATTCCCGATGTCCGatgattgttttaaaataaagtcaaaggAAGCGCAGTAATTCAAGAAGCTGTTTAGAAGGAAACCAGTTTCTCTGGCATGTTGAGGTATCTCTGCGGTTCGTTGGGGCTGCAGGCAAGAGCGAGACTTTTAgcggataacaggaaggctgaacggCGCCGTTGTTCAAATCGATCTCTTTAAGCTTTTAACCTCTGCCTGCTACGGAACgtgctggatttggaaatgtctGCAACTTTCTGTAGATCAGAGTTGGGGTAAGGATAGCTTCTCTGAGGGGATGCTTATGAAGAGAACTGTTTTATAACCTGCTATCATACAAGGCTAAAGAGTTTCAAATATTATGAAATAATAGTAGAATCCTGTTTTTATTGCGACTTCTGTAATGTTACTTCTGctctaaatataaataataatgaacacCC contains:
- the cdk2 gene encoding cyclin-dependent kinase 2 — encoded protein: MDTFQKVEKIGEGTYGVVYKAKNKVTGETVALKKIRLDTETEGVPSTAIREISLLKELSHPNIVKLRDVIHTENKLYLVFEFLHQDLKKFMDSSSVTGIPLPLVKSYLFQLLQGLAFCHSHRVLHRDLKPQNLLINAQGEIKLADFGLARAFGVPVRTYTHEVVTLWYRAPEILLGCKYYSTAVDIWSLGCIFAEMVTRRALFPGDSEIDQLFRIFRTLGTPDEVVWPGVTSMPDYKPSFPKWARQDLAKVVPLLDEDGRELLAEMLNYDPNKRISAKNALVHRFFRDVSMPVPHLRL